The genomic region CTTTTTCAGCAGCGCATACCCGACTGCACGGGCCGCTCCACCTGCCCCGAGAAGCATCACTTTGGCACCGGACAGTTGCATGCCGACCTCCTCCTGCAAGGAACGCAAATAGCCCAAACCGTCTGTGTTGGTGCCATACAGCTTCCCATCTGAATCAATGACAACCGTGTTGATCGCACCAATGCCGAGCGCCTCCCCTGACACCTCATCGAGCAGGGACATGACCGCCACTTTGTGCGGAATTGTCACGTTAAACCCCCGAAACCCCAAAGCCTTCATCCCCCGAACGGCCTCCGCAAGCCTCTCCGGCAGAACGTCAAACGCCTCGTAATGATACGGCAGCGCCAAAGCTCTAAAAGCAGCGTTATGCATCCGCGGCGAAAACGAATGACCGACCGGGTGGCCCAGCAGGCCGACCATGCGGACCATCCACCTCTCCCCTTTCACAGAACATCAAAACATCGATTCCCGAATGACCACATCAATCTCTTTCGGCGCCCACACCTCAATCTCCGCCCGTTCACCCTTGACCGCAATCCAGCCGAGACCGGAAATGGCCACATCCTGTCCCTTTTTCACGTGAAAGTGTCGTCTGTATAGCGACGGATATCTGTCGATTCCCGATCCTGCAGGAGGGGAGAGCAATCCCCCCAGATGTTCACGATACAAGGCATCCGCTCGCTCCAGTTTGGTCCGGTGAATCCGAAGCGTGTTCGACGCATAACAGACAAACGACTGTCTGGACCCCTTGAGAAAATCCAGCCTTGCCAGTCCGCCAAAGAACAACGTCTGTCCCGCTTCAAGCTGGTAGATCTTCGGCCGGAGGCGGCTTTGGGGCACCACCTGGCGCAAATCCTCTGGAAGCAGGTAGTGCGTCAAGCGGCGTGGATGGATGAGTCCCGGCGTATCAATCAAAAAACCGCCATCTCCAAGAGGAATGTTGATGGTATCCAACGTGGTGCCAGGAAACGGCGAGGTGGTCACTTTCATCCTCTCACCAGGCTTGTCCATCTCGCCGGCTGACAACCGTCCGAGCAAACGGTTAATCAGCGTCGACTTGCCGACATTGGTCATCCCCACGATATAGACATCCTCAGCTTTGCCGTCACGCAGCCGGTCAATTTGGCCGATCAACTCCTGGATACCGCGATCCTTTTCCGCGCTGACAAATGAGATGCCATGCAATTGAATGCCTTGATCACACGCCTGCCGGTAAAGCCATTGTTCCATTCGTCTCCAATTGGTTTCCGGCGGAAACAAATCCATTTTATTGGCTGCGAGATGCAGGGGATTGAAGCCGATCAGGCGGTTGATCCCCGAAATCCAGCTTCCCTCAAGATCGAACAGATCAACGACCATCACCACCACGGCAGACCGCGCACTGATCGCATCCAATATTTTGCGGTAATCTTCCGCTTCAAGGGATACTTCCAGCACATCATTGTAATGCCGGATCCGAAAACATCGTTGGCAGATCAGCTCCTGACGGCCGAGTGCCCGCTCGGGAACGTAACCCGGTTGCTGTGGGTCAGTCGTCTGTATGACGACACCACAACCCGTACAGATCATCTCCTCATTCAAGTCAGAAACCCCTTCCAGAAAAGTTATCCATTCAGCTTGGGGAACCTGCCCCGTCTCTTCAATTGTTGAAGAATCCACCCTTCCGCCAATCGATTGACACGCGTTCCCCATTTTTCAACAGGCGAAATCGGCCTGACCAAAATGGTATAAAGGCCGAGGCGGTTTCCGCCGAAAACGTCGGTCAACAGCTGATCACCCAGCATCACCGTCTCTGCAGGTTTCAATTGCAAGTGTTCAAGCGCCTGCCGGAATGCCCGCCGGGCCGGTTTGCGCGCGCGTGAGATATAGGGAATATCCAGCGCATCGGCCACTTTTGCCACCCGCCGCCGGTGGTTGTTGGAGACAATCATCACGCGCAAGCCTTCATCTTTCAGCCCGTTCAACCACTTCGCCAACTCAGGTGTAGCCAGCCCCGTTTCCGCAGGTACCAGTGTATTATCCAGATCTGCGATTAACCCTTTGAACCCTCGCTGTTTAAAAAAGGCGGGATCAATTTCAAAAAAGGAAGATACGATGTGATTCGGCATAAATCGCTCCAACCATGCCAAGATCTCTCACCCGTCCTGATATTCCTCACTGCCGTCGCCAACAATGGGATATCGTCTGCTTTCCCTATTATATCATGTTACCCCTGTCATCCCCGCAAAAAAAAAACCGGACCACAAGCATCCAGTTCAGCGATCCGAGGGAACTTCTTTTGATCGAGGGCGCCCTTTGGATGCTTGATAAAATTCCTGGAACAATTTGCTCAACGCCCGTTTTTCAATCCGGGAAACGTATGAGCGTGAAATGCCCAGTTCCTTGGCAATTTCCCGTTGCGTCTTCTCCTTGCCGGAATCCAAGCCAAAACGGCTCCGGATCACTTCCTGTTCCCGCTCTGTGAGCACGTGAAAAAAATGATGAATCTTGCTGCTCTCAATCTTCAGTTGGACGGTATCCACGACATCATCCGGATCGGTTCCCAAAATGTCAATCAAGGTGATCTCATTGGCGTCTTTATCTTGTCCAATCGGGTCGTGAAGGGATACATCTTTTCTGGTCTTTTTCAAGGATCGCAAATGCATCAGGATTTCATTTTCAATACACCTGGCAGCATAGGTGGCCAACTTGGTCCCCTTTCCCATTTCATAACTTTCAATGGCCTTGATCAATCCGATGATCCCGATCGAGATCAAATCCTCCGTATCCTCCCCTGTATTTTCAAACTTTTTGACGATGTGGGCTACCAGGCGCAAATTATGTTCAATCAACCGGTTTCTCGCTTCTTTGTCACCTTTCTGCATCAACTGCAGCGCTTCCAGTTCTTCTTCTTCGTTCAGCGGCTGCGGGAAGGCGTTATTTTTGATGTAGGAAACAAAAAAAGACAATTCTTTAAAAAACAACATCATCAATGCCAGCAGACCAGACATGACATCACCCCCGCCAAGATCAACCCATACTAGAGCCTATGACGGAAAATGGCTGTACGTGTCTGTCTAAAATTTGGCGTTCTGCAAAAAATATACATCTGAATCGGTGTAAAGGATTTACCCGGCCCGGCGTCAAAAATTGTGCATGCGATTTGGCCGGGAATCTGGTACATTGTTCATATATCAGGTGGTTTATCCGACGCGCTCATAAAATCTCCGAGCTCTGCATATCACATCCAAAAAGACAAGGGTTCGAGAAATGAGGAGAACAAGGGAGGAATGAGCCATGTCGGGACAACGTCCCAAAAACATCCTCATCTTTACGGCATCATATGGGCAAGGTCACAACCGGGCTTCGGAGGCGTTATCGATTGCCTTTCAGCGAATGAACGCCGATCTCCAGGTGTCGGTCATCGACTTTCTGGCAGAAGCCTATCCTCGTCTCAATTCGATGGCCCAATCGCTCTATCTGCGGAGCATCAAATCAACGCCAGCCCTGTATGGTCAATGGTATAAACAAACCAACTTTCTGTCTTCCTATCCTGGACTGTCCCGGAATGTTCATCGCTCCCTGGGTCGAGAAAAAATGATGGAAATTTTGGATACGCACCGGGCAGACGCCATTATCAGCACCTTTCCTTTCCCTGCCGGATTGTTGTCAGAGCTCAAAGGCATGGGCAAGCTGACGATTCCGATTGCCACCGTCATCACCGATTATGTCCTGCATCTGCAATGGGTGCAGCCCTTCACCGACCACTACTTCGTCGCAACGGAATGGCTGAAATCTTCTCTGACTGAGCGAGGCGTACATCCTTCCCGGATCCACGTGACCGGAATTCCAGTGCATGAACAATACAGCGTCACCTACGATGAGGAACAGCTGCGAAAAAAATACGGCCTCTCCCCTTTCCTGCCTACGCTGCTGGTGATGGGCGGGGCATACGGCAATTTGCCGCAGATCAAAAAAATATGCCGCTACCTTGCGGCGCAAACTCATCCCATCCAACTTCTGATTATCTGTGGAAAAAACCGTCTCCTAAAAACGTATCTGGAAGAAGAACTAAAGCACTCTCCGCATCCCATCCGGCTGTTCGGCTATGTGAATCAGGTCCATGAATTGATGGCCGTCTCCGATTTGATCATCACCAAGGCTGGCGGACTGACCGTAAGCGAAAGTCTGGCCATCGGCCGGCCGTTGCTCATCTACCGTCCGATCCCCGGGCAAGAAAAGGGGAATACGGAATACCTGAAAAAAGCTGGCGCAGCCGTCTCCGCCGAAAACTGGCAGGAATTTCAAGCAGTCATCACGGAACTCTTGTCCGATCCAGAAAAGATACAAAAAATGGGAGAAACAGCCAGATATCTGGGACGGCCGCATGCGGCCCGGGATATTGCCCAGATTATCCTGCAGCAAGCAGCCGTTCCAAGAATGATTCATTCATAAAATGAAATCAAACAAAATGACACACAAACGAAAATCCCGGCCCCCATGAAAAGGGACCGGGACTTATTCGTCATGACGCACTTTATTGTAAAGTAAAGATCGTCATGCATGAGGAAACGAGGATACTGGTTCAGGACTGTCCCCGATCGGCAATAAATCCTCCATCTCCTTCAGGACTTTCCGTGAATTTTTCCAACTGATCCCCCTGGGATCGTATATCGAAAATTCATATAGAGGAGCATCATCATCCACATTTTCTGGATAAATCGTCACATAAGCCTCCGTAGACTTCACTTTTCGCCACAATCCTTTATCCGTGGGGATCCAACCCTTTTTGACAAATGCATCTTCCGGGTTATAAGGGTAAGCTTTTTCCATCTTGTCCTTATGCATCGCTTGTACTCCTTTCCATACGCTGACGAGGTTAGCTGACGGGTTAGGACCTGGAAATAGCCCTCCATACGGTTCACCCCAAAATCTTGGTTCCCCCGCTCCTGTTGCCAGGATTAAGCGTAAGCGTTTTCAATATGATCATATGCCATCATTATCGCTTTGTCAATTGGGCGAACACCCGCTTTCGCCATTTTTGACGAAGCAGGTTTCCCCGGTCAAAAGGTGGAATCTTTCTCTCGTTGATCCGTCCAACTCCTTGTTCTAAAATGAAAGATAGCAGATCCTCTGGAGGTGGAGCGCGCATGACACCATCACGTTCCGGCATGCAGTGGCTGGCCCGCAAGCTCATCCGAAAAGGGCTGCAAGGGCGCGAATGGCTGATCTTTCCGCTGCTTCTGATATACTGGCTTTCACCCGTCGATCTGATGCCTTTCCTCCCGATAGACGATCTGATCCTCACCGGGTTTGGCATACTCCTGTACAGTTTGCTTCGCAAGCATTCTGGCAAACCTTCCCCGTCAGATGTCATCGACGTGCAGGGAAAGGTGTTGAAATAAACCTGTTCCAAGCCGAAAAACCAGTACACAACGGGACTGGTTTTTTTGTTTTTTTATGCCTTTTGCGGCCCTTCATTTCGATTGCGGCGGTACAATTGTAAATACGTTGAAGTTGCGTTATCTTTAAAAAAAGGCCTTATTCCTTCAATAAAAACCTGAACAGGAACAAAGGAGAGAATCGAATGACTCAGCAACAACCGCTTGAACTCGGGCATGGGATTTCCATGATCGACCTGCACGATCTAGGCCTGCCCAATCGAACCGGATGCTATGTTTTCCGTGAAGAGCTGACACTGATTGAAACCGGCCCCAGCCGCTCCATTCCCTATCTGTTGCAAGGACTGGAGCAGCTCAACATCCGGCCGGAAGAGATACGTTATATCATTGTGACGCATATCCACCTCGATCACGCCGGGGGCGCCGGTTTGCTGATACAACACTGCACAAACGCGAAAGTCATCGTCCATCCGCGCGGCGCGCGCCATCTTGTAGATCCTTCCAGACTCATCGCCGGCGCCAAAATGGTCTACGGCGACAAGTTCGATGAACTTTTCGCTCCGATTCTTCCGGTTCCGGAGGAACGCATCCTCATCAAAGGCGAAGGGGATACTTTAACCATTGGCCCCGGCCGGACGCTGCGTTTCCTGGATACGCCAGGGCACGCCCTGCATCACTTCAGCATCTATGATCCGGTGAGTCACGGCGTGTTTTGCGGCGATACCGCAGGGATCCGTTATTCCCATCTGGAAGCGGACGGCATTCCATTTTTCCTGCCCGTTACTTCTCCGAATCAGTTCGACCCGGAAGCGATGCTGGCCAGCATCGAACGGTTTAAAACAATGAATCTGTCTCGGCTCTATTACGGTCATTACGGGATGACGACACAGGTGGATGAGGCGATCCGTCAGGTTGTCCACTGGCTACCCCGTTTTTTGGAAGAAAGCGAAAAAATCTTCACTGAAAATGCGGGAACGGTTGTGCAGCTGGTAGATCTTATCTCCCAACGGCTGATGGATATCATCAGAAAGGAGTTGTCCGAAAAGGGGATTCAGGATTCCCATCCGGTTTACCAAATCTTAATGATGGACGCTCAAGTCAGCGCCATGGGTTTGGTCGATTATCTGAGCAAGAAGTCTGAAAAGGCCAAAGCCTGAAAACAACCAAGGAAAGGGGAGACGCCGGTGGAACCCTGGGAACAGGAAAAAATTCAACGAATCAGAAACCAGCTTCCTGCGGCCACTTCTGATATCTTCCTCAATACCGGGACATCCGGTCCACTTCCCATCCCTGTCCACCAGGCGATAGCTGCCGTTGAAACGAGGGACCTCGAGGAAGGACGCGCTTCCCGTCCCGGTTTTGTCAAGCTGGCCAATGAAATCGAGAATACCCGAATCCGTCTGGCTGAATTTCTGGGTGCCGAACCAGACGAGCTGGCGCTGACCCACCATACCACGGAGGGAATCAATATCATCCTCTGGGGATTACATTGGTCTCCCGGTGATGAGATTGTCACCACCACCATCGAACACAACGGCGTGTTGATTCCCCTTGCCCAATTGCGCCGCCGGTGTGGAGTGACCATTCGCTATGCGGATGTCGGCCTTGGCCAGCCCGAAGAAGCGCTTTCCGCCATCCGTCGAACGCTTTCGCCCCGCACCAGACTGCTCGTCTTATCTCATGTGTCGTACAGTACAGGGGCCGTGTTGCCGCTCGAAGACATCGTCACGCTGGCCCATCAACATCACATTTCCGTCCTTGTCGACGGTGCGCAGGCGGTAGGAGCCATTCCGGTAAACCTGCATCGGTTAGGGGTGGATTACTACGCGTTTCCCGGCCAAAAGTGGCTTTGCGGCCCGGAGGGAACAGGAGGCCTGTTCATTCGCAAAGATCGCCTGGCTGACATTGAACCCACCTTCGTCGGATATCGCTCGATGGAGCGCTATGATCGCCTGACCCCGTATGCGCTTCCTGCAGCCGGCGCGAAACGGTTTGAGGTGGGGACGCTTTACCGTCCAATCATCACAGGGCTTGGTGCCGCCGTTCAATGGCTTGCCGATGAGGTCGGCACCGATTGGGCATTTTCCCGGATCCGGGCCATAACCCAGCTGGCTCGTCAAACGCTGGGCCAACTGCCCAACGTAGAAATTGTCACCCCGGAAAGCAATCAGGCAGGGCTTTTGACATTCAAGCTGAAAAACCTCCCTTCTCCCCCCTTTGTGGAATACGCCTTAAAACAGCGGGTCATCCTCCGCTCCATCCCCGACAATGGCGGGCTGAGAATTTCCTGCTCCTTTTTCAACACCGAAGAAGAGATGGCCAGACTGGCAGAGTTGATTCGACAATACCAGGGCTAAATCGTAAGGAGGGATCCCCATGTCCACCCTGACGGTGGAAATCGGTCAACCAGCTCCCGATTTTACACTGCCGGCAAGCAACGGCAGCCAAGTTTCACTGTCTGATTTCCGGGGAAAATACGTGGTGCTGTACTTTTATCCCCGTGACAACACACCCGGCTGCACACAGGAGGCACAAGATTTTCGCGATGCCATGGAGGCGTTTCAGGCGCGCGATGCCGTCATCGTGGGAGTGAGCCCCGATCCGCTGCCATCCCATGAAAAATTTATCGCAAAACATGATCTGCCTTTTCTCCTTCTCTCCGATGTGGAACACAAAGCAGCAGAGATGTATGGCGTCTGGCAGTTGAAAAAAATGGCCGGCAAGGAATATTACGGAGTTGTCCGTTCCACCTTTTTAATCGATCCGCAAGGCCGGCTGGCACGCGAATGGCGCAATGTCCGGGTAAAAGGGCACGTCCAGGATGTGCTGCAGGCCCTGGATGAACGGTACAAGCAAGAACGGTGCACACGACAAGACGAACATTAAGCCGCCGGACATGTTTGCCCGGCGGCTTTTTTACACGTGATTTCACGCTGTTCGCCTTTCAATCAACGGCCTGTAAAACGGGCCTGTCTCTTTTCCAGGAAGGCACGGGTCCCCTCCACCCGATCCTCTGTATTCATCGACAGGCCAAAATAGGCTGCCTCCATTTTCAACGCGCTGTCCAAATCCATCTCCGGTCCCTGATCGATGACCTTTTTAATCAGATGCAGGGCAATCGGGGGCTTCGAGGCAAGTTTCCTGGCCAGCTGGATGGTCTCATCCATGAGAGCGTCCGGTTCCACCACTTTCTCAACCAAACCCAGCCGCCAGGCTTCCTCGGCAGTGATATGATCGCCAGTCATGCAGAGGTACTTGGCCATGCCCTTGCCGACGAGACGCGGCAAACGTTGCGTTCCCCCGTAACCGGGAATAATGCCAAGGTTGATCTCCGGCTGACCGAAACGGGCATTGCGGGATGCAATCCGAATATCGCCGGCCATGGCCAGTTCGCACCCGCCACCCAGGGCATAGCCGTTGACCGCCATGATCACCGGCTTGGGCAAGGACTCGATTTTCTGGGTCAGACGCTGCCCTTTCTGGGCCATCTCTTCCGCCTGATAAGCATTCTTAAACAGTTCAAATTCGGCGATGTCGGCGCCGGCGACAAACGACTTTTCGCCAGCCCCCGTAACCACCAATACCTTGATCGCCTCGTTTTGCCGGACCTCATCCAGCGCTTGATCCAGTTCATCCAATGTCGCTTGGTTGAGCGCATTCAACACCTGTGGCCGGTTTATCGTGAGGATGGCCACTCCGTCGTCCTGGACTTCAAACAAAAGGTTCTGATAGGCAGACATCGCTTATGTAACCCCTTTCTTTTTCTTTTCTCCATTTTACCATTTGAATGTATCATTGGATATTGCCATCCTGTGCTTCAGGCAATGTTTCATCATCCTTGTTCGGCCGCCAGTCGTTCAAGGTGCATGCGGATCTTTTCTGCCATTCCCCGAGTGCCGAGAACCGGTTCGCCTTCTCCTGCGATATCGGCAGTACGGGCCCCCTCTTGCAGGGCGCGCTCTACCGCATTTTCCACCAGTTCAGCCTCTTTGGCGCAACCAAAACTGTATTTCAACATCATCGCCATCGAAAGGATGGTTGCAATCGGGTTGGCCACTCCCTTGCCCGCAATATCTGGCGCCGAACCGTGAACAGGTTCATACAGGCCAAACCGTCCTTTCCCCAGGCTGGCCGATGGCAGCATGCCAATCGAACCGGTCAGCATAGCGGCTTCATCGCTCAGAATGTCACCGAACATGTTTTCTGTCACAATCACATCAAACTGCCGCGGCCTGTAAACGAGCTGCATCGCGCAATTATCCACCAGCATGTGCTCCACGTCCACCTCCGGGTAATCGGCGGATAGACGTTCCACAACCCGCCGCCAGAGGCGGGAACTCTCCAAGACATTGGCCTTGTCCACCGAGGTCAGCTTTTTGCGCCGCAGCATGGCCAGCTCAAACGCCTTGCGAACAATCCGTTCAATCTCCCAGTCATGATAGACCAGCTGGTCGCTGGCTCTCTCTCCCTCCGCAGTCCGAGTGCAAGCCTTCTCACCGAAATATATCCCGCCCGTCAATTCCCGGACAACCAGCAGATCCACTCCTTCTGCCACTTCCGACTTCAACGTGGAAGCTTTGAGCATGCTTTCAAACACAACAGCCGGCCGCAAGTTGGCATACAAATCCAGGGACTTGCGCAGCCGCAACAGCCCTGTTTCCGGACGTTTCTCACGCGGCAGGTGTTCCCACTTGGGACCGCCGACTGCGCCCATCAGCACGGCATCCGCCTCCCGGCAAAGCCGCAACGTCTCCTCGGGCAGCGGATCACCTGCCTGTTCATAGGCTGCCCCGCCGAAGATCCCCTCTTCGATATGGAAGGAAAGACCAGTCAGTTCGCCCAACCTGCCCAGCAGATCCACCGCTTCTCTGACCACTTCCGGTCCAATGCCGTCACCAGGTAAGACTGCAACCCGAAATGATTTTGTCATCCTTACCACCATTCTCTGCAAAAATAAAAATAACATAAAGAAAATCCGGGATGAAGAGAATCAGGCAGGGGGCCTAAGCCCCCTGATGATGCTTACAGAGCCGCAGAAGGCTGCGGTTCACCCAAGGCATTTTTCCGCTGATGGTAACGGTTGATCGCATCCAGATAGGCGCGCGCGCTGGCTTCCAGGATATCGGTGCTCACGCCGCGGCCCTGGATGATCCACTCGCCCTCCTTGACCTTCACGATGACCTCACCCAAAGCGTCCTTCCCTTGCGTGACCGAATTAATCCGAAAATCCACCAGCTCTCCCGTGTGCTCTGTAGCCTTGTCAATCGCTTTGTAGATGGCGTCCACGGAACCATTGCCAAACGCCGCCTCTTCAATGATTCGTCCGTCCGCTGTGCTCAGGCGGATGGTTGCGGCAGGTGTGGCTTGTGTCCCGTATGACAGATGGAAGTACTCCAGATTAAACATCACCGGAGCTTGCGAAATCCGCTCATCCACAATGGCCATGATATCTTCATCCGTCACCGTCTTCTTGCGATCCGCCAGCTCCTTAAACTTCCGGAAGAACTGGGTCACCTGTTCGTCATTCAACTGATAACCCAGCTGCATCAGCTTCTGCTTGAAGGCGTGACGACCGGACAACTTGCCCAGTGGCAACTTGGTTTCACCCGCACCCACGGTCTCGGGACGGATAATCTCATAGGTGGTCTTTTCTTTCAGGACGCCGTCCTGGTGGATTCCCGACTCATGGGAAAATGCGTTGTCTCCGACAATGGCTTTGTTCTTCTGGACGACCATGCCGGTGAGGCGGCTGACCAGGCGGCTGGTGCGGTAAATCTCTTTCAAGACCCAGGTACTCTTCGCCTTGTAGTAGTCCTGACGCGTCTCCAACGCCATGACCACCTCTTCCAACGCCACGTTGCCTGCCCGCTCGCCAATTCCGTTGATGCAACCTTCCACTTGATCCGCCCCGGCCTCGATCGCCGCCAGGCTGTTGGCAACGGCCATCCCCAGGTCGTCATGGCAATGGCAGCTGAGCTGTACCTTCTCGATTCCCGGCACCGTGTTTTTCAGGTGACGAAAAATATTCCCGTATTCCTCCGGCGTCGCATAGCCTACAGTATCCGGGATATTGATCACGGTGGCTCCGTGGCGAATCGCCACATCCACCACCTGCGTCAAGAAATCCAGTTCGGTGCGGCTGCCATCTTCTGCCGAAAACTCGATTTCGGAAAAATACCGCTTCGCATAATCAAGACAATACGCAATTTGTTCAAGCACCTGCTCCTTGGTCATGCGTAACTTGTATTGACGGTGGATCGGCGATGTAGCCAGGAAAACATGCAAGCGTGGATTGACCGCTTCGCGCAGCGCTTCTCTTGCGGCGTCGATATCTTCCGGATTGGCGCGGGCCAAGCTGACGACGGTGGCATTTTTGATCGCCCTCGCCACCGCCTGGACGGCCCTGAGATCGCCAGGGGAGGAAGCGGCAAACCCGGCCTCGATGACATTGATCCCCAGCCGTTCCAGTTGCAACGCAATCTCTACCTTCTCTTCATCATTCAGGTTTACCCCCGGGGATTGCTCACCATCCCTCAGGGTGGTGTCAAAGGTGTAAATCGTTCTCATCCTGTCCACCTCCATCAATTTTTCGAATTAATAAATCTTTATTTTAAAAATGTTGTTTTTTATCAAAACCTTCTACTGAATACGGTAGGTTCCGAGACAGAACCTACCGGTTGTCCCGGCCATTATTTCTTGATCCAAGACATCATCTCACGAAGCTCTTTGCCCACTTTCTCGATGGGGTGTTCCGCCTCAAGACGGCGTCTGGTGCTGAACATCGGCCGGCCAACCTGGTTTTCCATCAGCCAGTTGCGGGCAAAAACGCCCTGTTGGATGTCTTGCAACACTTTTTCCATCTCTTTTTTCGTCTCTTCGGTAATGATCCGGTTCCCGGAGACATAATCCCCGTATTCAGCGGTGTCACTGATGGAATAACGCATCCGGCTCAAACCGCCCTCATACATCAGGTCAACAATCAGTTTCAGCTCGTGCAGGCACTCAAAATAGGCCACTTCCGGCTGATAACCTGCCTTGATCAATGTCTCGAATCCAGCCTTGACCAGGGCAGAAAGACCGCCGCAGAGAACCACCTGTTCACCGAACAGATCGGTTTCGGTTTCTTCCTTGAACGTCGTCTCAATGACACCCGC from Bacillus thermozeamaize harbors:
- a CDS encoding sporulation sigma factor SigK, with amino-acid sequence MSGLLALMMLFFKELSFFVSYIKNNAFPQPLNEEEELEALQLMQKGDKEARNRLIEHNLRLVAHIVKKFENTGEDTEDLISIGIIGLIKAIESYEMGKGTKLATYAARCIENEILMHLRSLKKTRKDVSLHDPIGQDKDANEITLIDILGTDPDDVVDTVQLKIESSKIHHFFHVLTEREQEVIRSRFGLDSGKEKTQREIAKELGISRSYVSRIEKRALSKLFQEFYQASKGRPRSKEVPSDR
- a CDS encoding 2-isopropylmalate synthase, translated to MRTIYTFDTTLRDGEQSPGVNLNDEEKVEIALQLERLGINVIEAGFAASSPGDLRAVQAVARAIKNATVVSLARANPEDIDAAREALREAVNPRLHVFLATSPIHRQYKLRMTKEQVLEQIAYCLDYAKRYFSEIEFSAEDGSRTELDFLTQVVDVAIRHGATVINIPDTVGYATPEEYGNIFRHLKNTVPGIEKVQLSCHCHDDLGMAVANSLAAIEAGADQVEGCINGIGERAGNVALEEVVMALETRQDYYKAKSTWVLKEIYRTSRLVSRLTGMVVQKNKAIVGDNAFSHESGIHQDGVLKEKTTYEIIRPETVGAGETKLPLGKLSGRHAFKQKLMQLGYQLNDEQVTQFFRKFKELADRKKTVTDEDIMAIVDERISQAPVMFNLEYFHLSYGTQATPAATIRLSTADGRIIEEAAFGNGSVDAIYKAIDKATEHTGELVDFRINSVTQGKDALGEVIVKVKEGEWIIQGRGVSTDILEASARAYLDAINRYHQRKNALGEPQPSAAL
- a CDS encoding MBL fold metallo-hydrolase, whose protein sequence is MTQQQPLELGHGISMIDLHDLGLPNRTGCYVFREELTLIETGPSRSIPYLLQGLEQLNIRPEEIRYIIVTHIHLDHAGGAGLLIQHCTNAKVIVHPRGARHLVDPSRLIAGAKMVYGDKFDELFAPILPVPEERILIKGEGDTLTIGPGRTLRFLDTPGHALHHFSIYDPVSHGVFCGDTAGIRYSHLEADGIPFFLPVTSPNQFDPEAMLASIERFKTMNLSRLYYGHYGMTTQVDEAIRQVVHWLPRFLEESEKIFTENAGTVVQLVDLISQRLMDIIRKELSEKGIQDSHPVYQILMMDAQVSAMGLVDYLSKKSEKAKA
- a CDS encoding ribosome biogenesis GTPase YqeH, whose amino-acid sequence is MICTGCGVVIQTTDPQQPGYVPERALGRQELICQRCFRIRHYNDVLEVSLEAEDYRKILDAISARSAVVVMVVDLFDLEGSWISGINRLIGFNPLHLAANKMDLFPPETNWRRMEQWLYRQACDQGIQLHGISFVSAEKDRGIQELIGQIDRLRDGKAEDVYIVGMTNVGKSTLINRLLGRLSAGEMDKPGERMKVTTSPFPGTTLDTINIPLGDGGFLIDTPGLIHPRRLTHYLLPEDLRQVVPQSRLRPKIYQLEAGQTLFFGGLARLDFLKGSRQSFVCYASNTLRIHRTKLERADALYREHLGGLLSPPAGSGIDRYPSLYRRHFHVKKGQDVAISGLGWIAVKGERAEIEVWAPKEIDVVIRESMF
- a CDS encoding peroxiredoxin — its product is MSTLTVEIGQPAPDFTLPASNGSQVSLSDFRGKYVVLYFYPRDNTPGCTQEAQDFRDAMEAFQARDAVIVGVSPDPLPSHEKFIAKHDLPFLLLSDVEHKAAEMYGVWQLKKMAGKEYYGVVRSTFLIDPQGRLAREWRNVRVKGHVQDVLQALDERYKQERCTRQDEH
- a CDS encoding 3-isopropylmalate dehydrogenase; this translates as MTKSFRVAVLPGDGIGPEVVREAVDLLGRLGELTGLSFHIEEGIFGGAAYEQAGDPLPEETLRLCREADAVLMGAVGGPKWEHLPREKRPETGLLRLRKSLDLYANLRPAVVFESMLKASTLKSEVAEGVDLLVVRELTGGIYFGEKACTRTAEGERASDQLVYHDWEIERIVRKAFELAMLRRKKLTSVDKANVLESSRLWRRVVERLSADYPEVDVEHMLVDNCAMQLVYRPRQFDVIVTENMFGDILSDEAAMLTGSIGMLPSASLGKGRFGLYEPVHGSAPDIAGKGVANPIATILSMAMMLKYSFGCAKEAELVENAVERALQEGARTADIAGEGEPVLGTRGMAEKIRMHLERLAAEQG